One Streptomyces coeruleorubidus DNA segment encodes these proteins:
- a CDS encoding ABC transporter permease, protein MTATTITAPVTASGRVPPLAGLRQTFTMAWRSLVAVKHNPLELVDYSITPIMFVFLFTYVLGGQMAGSPDAYLKYALPGIIVQNTLFMTMYTAMALNTDLTKGVFDRLRSLPIARSAPLIGRITADLAKHVWAMLLMIGLGLALGFRITGGFGGFLLGALLLVVFAAAVSWSAVLIGMLAGDAEKVQAFAFTLIFPITFTSSAFVVVDTMPGWLQAWSDVNPVTHLSDAFRGLLLGGAVAEPVLWSLVWAAGIALVFYPLAMRAYRAKV, encoded by the coding sequence ATGACCGCCACCACCATCACCGCGCCGGTCACCGCGTCGGGCCGCGTGCCGCCGCTGGCCGGGCTGCGGCAGACCTTCACGATGGCCTGGCGGAGCCTGGTCGCCGTCAAGCACAACCCGCTCGAACTGGTCGACTACAGCATCACGCCGATCATGTTCGTGTTCCTGTTCACCTATGTGCTGGGCGGGCAGATGGCCGGATCGCCCGACGCGTATCTGAAGTACGCGCTGCCCGGGATCATCGTGCAGAACACACTGTTCATGACGATGTACACGGCGATGGCGCTCAACACCGACCTCACCAAGGGGGTCTTCGACCGGCTGCGCAGCCTGCCCATCGCGCGCTCCGCCCCGTTGATCGGGCGGATCACCGCCGACCTCGCCAAGCATGTGTGGGCGATGCTGCTGATGATCGGCCTCGGACTGGCCCTCGGCTTCCGCATCACCGGCGGGTTCGGCGGGTTCCTGCTCGGCGCGCTGCTGCTGGTGGTGTTCGCCGCGGCCGTGTCCTGGAGCGCGGTACTGATCGGGATGCTGGCCGGTGACGCGGAGAAGGTGCAGGCGTTCGCCTTCACCCTCATCTTCCCGATCACCTTCACCAGCAGCGCCTTCGTCGTCGTCGACACCATGCCGGGCTGGCTCCAGGCGTGGAGCGATGTCAACCCGGTCACGCATCTGTCCGACGCCTTCCGCGGGCTGCTGCTCGGCGGGGCGGTGGCGGAGCCGGTGCTGTGGTCGCTGGTGTGGGCGGCGGGGATCGCGCTCGTGTTCTATCCGCTGGCCATGAGGGCGTATCGCGCGAAGGTCTGA
- the coaA gene encoding type I pantothenate kinase translates to MISPVSSIPRSAHRQRPEATPYVDLTRAEWSALRDKTPLPLTAEEVEKLRGLGDVIDLDEVRDIYLPLSRLLNLYVGATDGLRGALNTFLGEQGSQSGTPFVIGVAGSVAVGKSTVARLLQALLSRWPEHPRVELVTTDGFLLPTKELQARGLMSRKGFPESYDRRALTRFVADIKAGKGEVTAPVYSHLIYDIVPGKKLTVRRPDILIVEGLNVLQPALPGKDGRTRVGLADYFDFSVYVDARVEDIEHWYLNRFRKLRATAFQNPSSYFRKYTQVSEEEALDYARTMWRTINQPNLVENIAPTRGRAALVLRKGPDHKVQRLSLRKL, encoded by the coding sequence GTGATCTCTCCGGTCTCCTCGATACCCCGGAGCGCCCACCGGCAGCGGCCGGAGGCGACTCCCTACGTCGACCTCACCCGAGCCGAGTGGAGCGCGTTGCGTGACAAGACGCCGCTGCCGCTGACGGCCGAGGAGGTCGAGAAGCTGCGCGGTCTCGGCGATGTCATCGACCTCGACGAGGTGCGGGACATCTACCTCCCGCTGTCCAGGCTTCTCAACCTCTACGTCGGTGCCACGGACGGCCTCAGAGGCGCGCTCAACACCTTCCTGGGCGAGCAGGGCTCCCAGTCCGGCACCCCGTTCGTGATAGGAGTCGCCGGCTCGGTCGCCGTGGGCAAGTCGACGGTCGCCCGGCTCCTGCAGGCCCTGCTCTCGCGCTGGCCGGAACACCCGCGCGTCGAGCTGGTCACCACCGACGGCTTCCTGCTGCCCACCAAGGAACTCCAGGCCCGCGGCCTGATGTCGCGGAAGGGATTCCCCGAGTCCTACGACCGCCGTGCGCTCACCCGCTTCGTCGCCGACATCAAAGCGGGCAAAGGCGAGGTGACAGCTCCTGTCTACTCCCACCTGATCTACGACATCGTCCCCGGCAAGAAGCTCACGGTCCGCCGCCCCGACATCCTGATCGTCGAGGGCCTGAACGTCCTCCAGCCCGCCCTCCCAGGCAAGGACGGCCGCACCAGGGTCGGCCTGGCCGACTACTTCGACTTCAGCGTCTACGTCGACGCCCGTGTCGAGGACATCGAGCACTGGTACCTCAACCGCTTCCGCAAGCTGCGCGCGACCGCCTTCCAGAACCCGTCCTCGTACTTCCGCAAGTACACCCAGGTCTCGGAGGAGGAGGCCCTCGACTACGCCCGGACGATGTGGCGCACGATCAACCAGCCCAACCTGGTCGAGAACATCGCCCCCACCCGCGGCCGCGCCGCCCTCGTCCTGCGCAAGGGCCCGGACCACAAGGTGCAGCGGCTGAGCCTGCGCAAGCTGTGA
- a CDS encoding ATP-binding cassette domain-containing protein, producing the protein MTYAIEAEGLVKRFKETEALAGVDLAARKGTVLGLLGPNGAGKTTAVRIFATLLRPDGGRARVAGHDVVREAGVVRAMVGLTGQYAAVDENLTGTENLLLIGRLLGLPRREAKARAGELLERFQLTHAAGRAVKTFSGGMRRRLDLAASLVGRPRILFLDEPTTGLDPHSRGELWDLLRGLVADGATALLTTQYLNEADVLADEIVVIDKGRVIAEGTPDRLKAQVGGQVLELRPILGQDLARAHALVAGAAGPQARIEGEMVTAPVKDPELMPAVVRALDREGIAVGELALRRSSLDEVFLALTGHRAEPGEPEQDGGASVRDEGEDEDEREKAVSRS; encoded by the coding sequence ATGACGTATGCGATAGAGGCGGAAGGCCTGGTCAAACGGTTCAAGGAGACCGAGGCGCTGGCCGGTGTCGACCTGGCGGCCCGCAAGGGCACGGTGCTCGGGCTGCTCGGCCCCAACGGTGCGGGCAAGACGACCGCGGTGCGGATCTTCGCGACGCTGCTGCGCCCGGACGGGGGCAGGGCCCGGGTGGCCGGCCACGACGTGGTCCGGGAGGCCGGGGTCGTGCGGGCCATGGTCGGGCTGACCGGGCAGTACGCGGCGGTCGACGAGAACCTGACCGGCACGGAGAACCTGCTGCTCATCGGCCGGCTGCTCGGCCTGCCGAGGCGGGAGGCGAAGGCACGGGCGGGGGAGCTGCTGGAGCGTTTCCAGCTGACGCACGCGGCCGGCCGGGCCGTGAAGACCTTCTCGGGAGGCATGCGCCGGCGCCTCGACCTCGCGGCCAGCCTGGTGGGGCGGCCCCGCATCCTCTTCCTCGACGAGCCGACCACGGGCCTCGACCCGCACAGCCGTGGTGAGCTGTGGGACCTGCTGCGCGGCCTGGTCGCGGACGGTGCGACCGCCCTGCTGACCACGCAGTATCTGAACGAGGCCGATGTGCTCGCCGACGAGATCGTGGTGATCGACAAGGGCCGGGTGATCGCCGAGGGCACGCCGGACCGGCTGAAGGCCCAGGTCGGCGGCCAGGTGCTGGAGCTCCGGCCGATCCTCGGGCAGGACCTCGCGCGGGCACACGCCCTGGTGGCCGGGGCCGCCGGCCCTCAGGCCCGGATCGAGGGCGAGATGGTCACCGCGCCGGTGAAGGACCCCGAGCTGATGCCGGCCGTCGTGCGCGCGCTGGACCGGGAGGGGATCGCGGTGGGCGAGCTGGCCCTGCGCCGCTCCTCGCTCGACGAGGTCTTCCTCGCCCTGACCGGCCACCGGGCCGAACCGGGCGAGCCCGAGCAGGACGGCGGTGCGTCCGTCCGGGACGAGGGCGAGGACGAGGACGAGAGGGAGAAGGCGGTGAGCCGGTCATGA
- the glmS gene encoding glutamine--fructose-6-phosphate transaminase (isomerizing) — translation MCGIVGYVGLQSALDVVMAGLKRLEYRGYDSAGVAVLADGGLATGKKAGKLLNLEKELDGRPLPAGTTGIGHTRWATHGGPTDANAHPHIDNAGRVAVVHNGIIENFALLRAELEERGHELASETDTEVVAHLLAEEFSSCADLAEAMRLVCRRLEGAFTLVAVHADEPDVVVGARRNSPLVVGVGDGEAFLASDVAAFIAHTRSAIELGQDQVVELRRDGVTVTGFDGRPADVRSYHVDWDASAAEKGGYDYFMLKEIAEQPKAVADTLLGRIDGSGSLTLDEVRIPAGVLREIDKVVIVACGTAFHAGMIAKYAIEHWTRLPCEVELASEFRYRDPILDAQTLVIAISQSGETMDTLMALRHAREQGSKVLAICNTNGSTIPRESDAVLYTHAGPEVAVASTKAFLTQLVACYLVALYLGQVRGTKWADEIRAVIRDLSSIAGAVEQVLGTMEPVRELARTLASKNTVLFLGRHVGYPVALEGALKLKELAYMHAEGFAAGELKHGPIALIEEDLPVVVVVPSPRGRSVLHDKIVSNIQEIRARGARTIVIAEEGDEAVAPYADHLIRVPATPTLLQPLVATVPLQVFACELATARGNEVDQPRNLAKSVTVE, via the coding sequence ATGTGTGGAATCGTGGGATACGTGGGTCTGCAGTCGGCGCTCGATGTCGTGATGGCCGGGCTGAAGCGGCTGGAGTACCGGGGGTACGACTCGGCGGGCGTCGCCGTGCTCGCCGACGGCGGGCTGGCGACGGGGAAGAAGGCCGGGAAACTCCTCAACCTGGAGAAGGAACTGGACGGCCGGCCCCTGCCGGCCGGCACGACGGGCATCGGACACACCCGGTGGGCCACGCACGGCGGACCGACGGATGCCAACGCCCACCCGCACATCGACAACGCCGGTCGGGTCGCGGTCGTGCACAACGGCATCATCGAGAACTTCGCCCTGCTGCGGGCCGAGTTGGAGGAGCGCGGGCACGAGCTGGCCTCCGAGACCGACACCGAGGTCGTCGCGCATCTGCTCGCCGAGGAGTTCTCGTCGTGCGCGGACCTCGCCGAGGCGATGCGGCTGGTGTGCCGGCGGCTGGAGGGTGCGTTCACGCTGGTCGCCGTGCACGCCGACGAGCCGGACGTGGTGGTGGGCGCGCGGCGGAACTCGCCGCTGGTGGTGGGCGTCGGAGATGGCGAGGCCTTTCTCGCCTCGGACGTCGCCGCGTTCATCGCGCACACGCGGTCGGCGATCGAGCTCGGACAGGACCAGGTGGTGGAGCTGCGCCGGGACGGCGTGACGGTGACCGGCTTCGACGGCCGCCCGGCCGACGTCCGCTCGTACCACGTCGACTGGGACGCGTCGGCCGCGGAAAAGGGGGGCTATGACTACTTCATGCTCAAGGAGATCGCCGAGCAGCCCAAGGCGGTCGCCGATACGCTGCTGGGCCGTATCGACGGCTCCGGTTCGCTGACCCTGGACGAGGTGCGGATCCCCGCAGGGGTGCTGCGGGAGATCGACAAGGTCGTCATCGTCGCGTGCGGTACGGCCTTCCACGCCGGGATGATCGCGAAGTACGCCATCGAGCACTGGACGCGCCTGCCGTGCGAAGTGGAACTGGCCAGTGAGTTCCGGTACCGGGACCCGATCCTGGACGCGCAGACCCTCGTCATCGCCATCTCCCAGTCCGGCGAGACCATGGACACGCTCATGGCGCTGCGGCACGCCCGCGAGCAGGGCTCCAAGGTGCTGGCGATCTGCAACACCAACGGCTCGACGATCCCGCGCGAGTCGGACGCGGTGCTGTACACCCACGCCGGTCCTGAGGTGGCCGTCGCCTCCACCAAGGCGTTCCTGACGCAGCTCGTCGCGTGTTACCTGGTCGCCCTGTATCTGGGTCAGGTGCGGGGCACCAAGTGGGCTGACGAGATCCGGGCGGTGATCCGCGACCTGTCCTCGATCGCCGGTGCGGTGGAGCAGGTCCTCGGCACGATGGAGCCGGTGCGGGAGCTGGCGCGCACGCTCGCCTCGAAGAACACGGTGCTGTTCCTCGGCCGTCATGTGGGGTATCCGGTGGCGCTGGAGGGCGCGCTGAAGCTCAAGGAGCTGGCCTACATGCACGCCGAGGGTTTCGCGGCGGGGGAGTTGAAGCACGGGCCGATCGCCCTGATCGAGGAGGATCTGCCGGTGGTCGTCGTGGTGCCGTCGCCGCGCGGGCGGTCCGTGCTGCACGACAAGATCGTGTCCAACATCCAGGAGATCCGGGCGCGGGGTGCGCGCACGATCGTCATCGCGGAGGAGGGGGACGAGGCGGTGGCGCCGTACGCGGACCACTTGATCCGGGTGCCTGCCACGCCGACCCTGCTCCAGCCGCTCGTGGCCACGGTGCCGCTGCAGGTGTTCGCGTGTGAGCTGGCGACGGCTCGCGGGAACGAGGTGGATCAGCCTCGGAACCTGGCGAAGTCGGTGACGGTGGAATGA